Proteins from a genomic interval of Diaphorobacter sp. HDW4A:
- the glnE gene encoding bifunctional [glutamate--ammonia ligase]-adenylyl-L-tyrosine phosphorylase/[glutamate--ammonia-ligase] adenylyltransferase: MQKPSSDLTPIDGQSHLAEHSRFFQRLHRRYESEMALLPAGVPTRETMAQTCDALIAKGHDLGAALRILRQIVMERLIRLDCEQGAPLEDICLPVTHLAELALDRACLAARAELDTRHGAPQGPNGEPVQLWVIGMGKLGARELNVSSDIDLIYVYEHDGDTAGQPDGRGKLSNHEYFARTVKAIYGLVGDTTEHGFVFRVDLALRPNGNSGPSAVSLSALEEYLLVHGREWERFAWLKSRVVAPRACLSTPNVQALRGVVLPFVFRRYLDYNVFDALRSLHRQIRDHASKRSAGHPERANDVKLSRGGIREIEFTVQLLQVVRGGQFPELRCRPTLEALQRLARAGLMPQETADALARAYVFLRKVEHRIQYLDDQQTHVLPTSDDDLCWIGQTMGVECSDFLKELDTHRELVAQEFDTLLGGEAEKKKCAGGNCGGPRAAGASAPAPELDTLLELLPPKMRERVAAWRTSQRVQGLRDEARARLYRLTQRTARWIGEGTTDEAAAVRFVEWLEPLLRRESYLALLLERPSVHEHLLHLLGSAKWPARYMLQHPGVIDELASDALMSERFVPADFEHELELRLAALRSTGEDDDENLLNLLRRAHHAETFRTLARDVEHRITVEQVADDLSALADCVLRVTARWCWSRLKNKHRETPQFAIIGYGKLGGKELGYGSDLDIVFVFDDDDENASEIYASFVRKLVNWLSVKTGEGDLFEIDTALRPNGNSGLLVTRFAAYADYQTQRGSNTAWTWEHQAMTRARFVLGTEDLVPQDAQGNPVTEDEPHGGLHLRERFDAVREAVITAPRDSASLRDEIVTMRDRVRSAHPVPHGEFDVKHSHGAMVDAEFAVQYLVLSQSDAHPGLRDNKGNIALLQRAEAAGLLPVGVGTAAANAYRTLRHVQHRARLNEEPTRVLDDELVPERDAILALWQAVFLR, translated from the coding sequence ATGCAGAAGCCCTCCTCAGATTTGACCCCCATCGATGGCCAGAGCCATCTCGCAGAACATTCCCGCTTTTTCCAGCGCCTGCACCGGCGCTACGAATCGGAAATGGCCCTTCTGCCCGCCGGTGTTCCCACGCGCGAGACCATGGCCCAGACCTGCGATGCCCTCATCGCCAAAGGCCATGATCTGGGTGCGGCCTTGCGCATCCTGCGCCAGATCGTCATGGAGCGACTGATCCGGCTCGATTGCGAGCAGGGCGCGCCGCTCGAAGACATCTGCCTGCCTGTCACCCACCTGGCGGAACTCGCGCTCGACCGCGCATGCCTCGCCGCGCGGGCCGAGCTCGACACCCGCCACGGAGCCCCGCAGGGCCCGAATGGCGAGCCGGTGCAGCTCTGGGTCATCGGCATGGGCAAGCTCGGCGCGCGCGAACTCAATGTGTCGAGCGACATCGACCTCATCTACGTCTACGAGCACGACGGCGACACCGCCGGTCAGCCCGATGGACGCGGCAAACTCTCCAACCACGAGTACTTCGCCCGGACGGTCAAGGCCATCTACGGCCTTGTGGGCGACACGACCGAGCACGGCTTCGTGTTCCGCGTCGATCTGGCGCTGCGCCCCAACGGGAATTCCGGCCCGTCGGCCGTCTCGCTGTCGGCGCTTGAAGAATATCTGCTAGTGCATGGCCGCGAATGGGAGCGTTTCGCCTGGCTCAAGAGCCGCGTCGTCGCCCCACGCGCCTGCCTGTCCACGCCCAATGTGCAGGCGCTGCGTGGCGTGGTGCTGCCGTTCGTGTTTCGCCGCTATCTGGACTACAACGTGTTCGACGCACTGCGCTCGCTGCACCGCCAGATCCGCGACCACGCCTCCAAACGCAGCGCCGGTCACCCCGAGCGCGCCAACGATGTGAAGCTCTCGCGCGGCGGAATTCGCGAGATCGAATTCACCGTGCAGCTGCTGCAGGTGGTGCGCGGCGGACAATTTCCCGAGCTGCGCTGCCGCCCCACGCTGGAAGCCCTGCAGCGTCTTGCGCGCGCCGGGCTGATGCCGCAAGAAACCGCCGATGCGCTTGCGCGGGCCTATGTGTTCCTGCGCAAGGTCGAGCACCGTATTCAATATCTCGACGACCAGCAGACCCATGTGCTGCCCACCTCCGACGACGATCTGTGCTGGATCGGCCAGACCATGGGCGTGGAGTGCAGCGACTTCCTCAAAGAGCTGGACACGCACCGCGAGCTGGTCGCCCAGGAGTTCGACACCCTGCTCGGCGGTGAGGCCGAGAAGAAAAAATGCGCCGGTGGCAACTGCGGCGGCCCGCGCGCCGCAGGAGCGAGCGCACCTGCCCCCGAGCTGGACACGCTGCTCGAACTGCTCCCCCCGAAGATGCGTGAACGCGTGGCCGCGTGGCGCACCAGCCAGCGCGTGCAAGGCCTGCGCGACGAAGCGCGTGCTCGCTTGTACCGACTCACACAGCGCACCGCGCGCTGGATCGGCGAAGGCACGACCGACGAGGCCGCCGCCGTGCGCTTCGTCGAATGGCTGGAGCCGCTGCTGCGCCGCGAGAGTTATCTGGCGCTGCTGCTGGAGCGTCCTTCGGTGCATGAGCACCTGCTGCACCTGCTCGGCTCGGCCAAATGGCCTGCGCGCTACATGCTGCAGCACCCCGGCGTGATCGATGAACTCGCAAGCGACGCACTGATGTCGGAGCGCTTCGTACCTGCCGATTTCGAGCATGAACTCGAACTGCGCCTGGCCGCCCTGCGCTCGACCGGCGAGGACGACGACGAGAACCTGCTCAACCTGCTGCGCCGCGCCCACCATGCGGAAACCTTCCGCACACTGGCCCGCGACGTGGAGCACCGCATCACGGTCGAGCAGGTTGCGGATGACCTCTCCGCGCTTGCCGACTGCGTGCTGCGCGTGACCGCGCGCTGGTGCTGGTCGCGCCTCAAGAACAAGCACCGCGAGACGCCGCAGTTCGCCATCATCGGCTACGGCAAGCTCGGCGGAAAAGAATTGGGCTACGGCAGCGATCTGGACATCGTCTTCGTGTTCGACGATGACGACGAGAACGCCTCCGAGATCTACGCCTCCTTCGTGCGCAAGCTGGTCAATTGGCTGTCGGTGAAGACTGGCGAGGGCGACCTGTTCGAGATCGACACTGCCCTGCGTCCCAACGGAAATTCGGGCCTGCTGGTCACGCGCTTTGCGGCCTATGCCGACTACCAGACCCAGCGTGGCAGCAATACCGCCTGGACTTGGGAACATCAGGCGATGACGCGCGCGCGCTTCGTGCTCGGCACCGAGGACCTCGTGCCGCAAGACGCTCAGGGCAACCCCGTCACCGAGGACGAGCCCCACGGAGGCCTGCATCTGCGCGAGCGCTTCGACGCAGTGCGTGAGGCCGTGATCACTGCGCCGCGCGACAGCGCCTCGCTGCGGGATGAGATCGTCACCATGCGAGATCGCGTGCGCAGCGCCCATCCGGTGCCGCACGGCGAGTTCGACGTCAAGCACAGTCACGGTGCGATGGTCGATGCCGAGTTCGCCGTGCAGTACCTCGTGCTGTCGCAGTCGGATGCGCATCCGGGCCTGCGCGACAACAAGGGCAACATCGCCCTGCTGCAGCGCGCCGAGGCCGCTGGCCTGTTGCCTGTGGGCGTCGGCACTGCGGCCGCCAATGCGTACCGCACGCTGCGCCACGTGCAGCACCGCGCACGTCTGAACGAAGAACCCACGCGCGTGCTCGACGACGAACTCGTGCCCGAACGCGACGCGATTCTGGCGCTCTGGCAAGCCGTCTTCCTCCGTTGA
- a CDS encoding efflux RND transporter periplasmic adaptor subunit yields MPRFLSRIPYLPLTAVTLALVALLGAAGALVWSDDSQAADDKKASASEPRPALTVSVVRPSAADLAARLPANGNVSAWQEASIGAESNGLRLTDVRVNVGDTVKVGQVLATFASETIQADVAQARANLLEAKASAAESQANAERARTLSQSGALSAQQIQQYTTAAQTGQARVEAAQAMLNAQQLRMKHTTVLAPDSGVVSARTATVGAVVGAGTELFRMVRKGRLEWRAEVASSELPRIKVGGGVNLTAASGAQVEGKVRTIAPTVDAQTRNAIVYVDLPAHADIRAGMFARGEFVLGQRNAITVPSSAIVVRDGFSNVFELVGDNHVRMVRVQTGQRTGETVEITSGLKPDASVVARGGAFLNDGDLVRVQPVAK; encoded by the coding sequence ATGCCGCGCTTTCTCTCCCGAATTCCCTACCTTCCCCTCACCGCCGTCACACTGGCGCTCGTTGCCCTGCTCGGCGCGGCCGGTGCACTCGTCTGGAGCGATGATTCGCAAGCCGCCGACGACAAGAAGGCCAGCGCCAGTGAGCCCCGCCCCGCGCTGACGGTGTCCGTCGTGCGTCCGAGCGCCGCCGACCTCGCCGCACGCCTGCCCGCCAACGGCAATGTCTCCGCCTGGCAGGAGGCCAGCATAGGCGCGGAAAGCAATGGCCTGCGCCTGACCGACGTGCGGGTGAACGTGGGCGACACGGTCAAAGTCGGGCAAGTGCTCGCGACGTTTGCCAGCGAAACCATTCAGGCAGACGTCGCGCAGGCCCGCGCCAATCTGCTCGAAGCCAAGGCCAGCGCCGCCGAGTCGCAGGCCAATGCCGAGCGCGCGCGCACGCTGAGCCAGTCCGGCGCGTTGAGCGCCCAACAAATCCAGCAATACACGACGGCCGCACAGACTGGCCAGGCCCGCGTCGAGGCCGCGCAGGCCATGCTCAACGCGCAGCAGCTGCGTATGAAGCACACCACCGTGCTCGCGCCCGACAGTGGCGTGGTCTCGGCGCGCACTGCCACCGTGGGTGCGGTGGTGGGCGCGGGCACCGAGCTGTTCCGCATGGTGCGCAAGGGTCGCCTCGAATGGCGTGCCGAGGTCGCGTCAAGTGAGCTTCCACGCATCAAAGTGGGCGGTGGTGTCAACCTGACTGCCGCGAGCGGCGCGCAAGTCGAAGGCAAGGTACGCACCATCGCACCGACCGTCGACGCACAGACGCGCAACGCCATCGTCTACGTGGACCTGCCCGCGCATGCGGACATCCGCGCCGGCATGTTCGCGCGTGGCGAGTTCGTGCTTGGTCAACGCAACGCGATCACCGTGCCGTCCTCCGCCATCGTCGTGCGCGACGGGTTCAGCAACGTGTTCGAACTCGTCGGCGACAACCATGTGCGCATGGTGCGGGTGCAGACCGGTCAGCGCACGGGCGAAACGGTGGAGATCACTTCGGGCCTCAAGCCCGATGCGTCTGTCGTCGCGCGCGGCGGTGCCTTTCTAAACGACGGCGATCTGGTGCGTGTGCAGCCTGTCGCCAAATAA
- a CDS encoding efflux RND transporter permease subunit has translation MNLSAWSIRNPIPAAMIFVLLTLAGLLSFRAMKVQSFPDMDLPVVNVTASLPGAAPGQLESDVARKIENAIATTQGLKHITTTLTDGTAIIAAEYRLEKPVQEAVDDVRSAVSRVRADMPADLRDPIVNKLELSAQAILAFTISSSKLDDESLSWFVDDTLTRRLLAVPGVGAVSRVGGVTREVRVALDAQRMLALGATAADVSRQLRATQLESAGGRAELGGEEQPLRTLATVQTADQIAAMDIALSGGRHIRLDQIATITDTTAEQRTAAFLNDKPVIGFEVSRARGASEVEVGAGVQKVLDQMQIDHPDLKLNRAFDFVTIAQDEYDSSMHLLYEGAILAVVVVWLFLRDWRATIVSAVALPLSVIPAFIGMHLLGFSINIITLLALSLVVGILVDDAIVEVENIVRHLRMGKSPYQAAMEAADEIGLAVIATTFTLIAVFLPTAFMSGIAGRFFKQFGWTAALAVFASLVVARLLTPMMAAYLLKPLVAQEKEPRWLAVYMRASQWCLKHRVLTLLAALLFFIGSLALIPLLPSGFIPADDNEQTQVTLELPPGTKLPETRELVTAATARALKVGHVDSVYATIGGGSAGSDPFAGNATSDPRKATLTLTLSPRAERPRKQVIEQKLRTVMQDLPGVRVKIGLGGSNDRYILALASEDPQALAEAARAVERDVRSIPGIGGVSSSASLVRPEIAVRPDFARAADLGVSTNAIAETLRVATVGDYDQYLPKLNLAQRQIPIVVRLDNAAREDLSTLERLTVPGAHGPVRLGEVATLELSGGPAVISRYDRSRNVNFEIELGSQGLGEVQEAVKQLPSVQSLPASVRLIDIGDAEMMGELFASFGLAMLTGVVCIYIVLVLLFKDFLQPVTILAALPLSLGGAFVGLLLAGKSFSMPSLIGLIMLMGIATKNSILLVEYAIVARRDHGMSRLDALLDACHKRARPIIMTTLAMGAGMLPIALALGDADMSFRSPMATAVIGGLLTSTVLSLLVIPAIFTYIDDLEQWFKRRLNRKKHAQAS, from the coding sequence ATGAATCTTTCCGCCTGGTCCATCCGCAACCCGATTCCGGCTGCGATGATCTTCGTGCTCCTCACTTTGGCGGGGCTGCTGTCGTTTCGCGCGATGAAGGTGCAGAGCTTTCCGGATATGGATCTGCCCGTGGTGAACGTCACCGCCTCGCTGCCCGGCGCTGCGCCCGGCCAGCTCGAAAGCGACGTGGCGCGCAAGATCGAGAACGCCATCGCCACCACCCAGGGCCTCAAGCACATCACCACCACGCTGACCGACGGCACGGCCATCATCGCGGCCGAATATCGCCTCGAGAAGCCCGTCCAGGAAGCCGTGGACGACGTGCGCTCCGCCGTCTCGCGCGTGCGCGCCGACATGCCCGCTGATCTGCGCGACCCCATCGTCAACAAGCTGGAGCTGTCGGCGCAGGCGATCCTCGCGTTCACCATTTCATCGAGCAAGCTCGATGACGAATCGCTGTCCTGGTTCGTCGACGACACGCTGACCCGCCGCCTGCTCGCCGTGCCCGGCGTGGGCGCGGTGAGCCGCGTGGGCGGCGTGACACGCGAGGTGCGCGTGGCGCTCGACGCGCAGCGCATGCTGGCGCTGGGCGCGACGGCGGCCGACGTCTCGCGCCAGTTGCGCGCCACCCAGCTCGAGAGCGCGGGCGGGCGGGCCGAGCTCGGCGGCGAGGAGCAACCGCTGCGCACGCTGGCCACGGTACAGACGGCCGACCAGATCGCGGCCATGGACATTGCGCTCTCGGGCGGGCGGCATATCCGCCTCGACCAGATCGCCACCATCACCGACACCACGGCCGAGCAGCGCACCGCCGCCTTCCTCAACGACAAGCCGGTGATCGGCTTCGAGGTCTCGCGCGCACGCGGCGCGAGCGAGGTGGAGGTGGGCGCGGGCGTGCAGAAGGTGCTCGATCAAATGCAGATCGATCACCCCGACCTGAAACTCAACCGCGCGTTCGACTTCGTCACGATTGCGCAGGACGAATACGACAGTTCCATGCACCTGCTGTACGAGGGCGCGATTTTGGCGGTGGTCGTGGTCTGGCTGTTCCTGCGCGACTGGCGCGCCACCATCGTCTCGGCCGTGGCCCTGCCGCTGTCGGTGATTCCGGCGTTCATCGGCATGCACCTGCTCGGCTTCTCGATCAACATCATCACGCTGCTCGCGCTGTCGCTGGTGGTCGGCATTCTGGTCGACGATGCCATCGTGGAGGTCGAGAACATCGTGCGTCACCTGCGCATGGGCAAGTCGCCCTATCAGGCGGCCATGGAGGCAGCCGACGAAATCGGCCTCGCGGTGATCGCCACCACCTTCACGCTGATCGCGGTGTTCCTGCCCACCGCATTCATGAGCGGCATCGCCGGGCGCTTTTTCAAGCAGTTCGGCTGGACGGCGGCGCTTGCGGTGTTCGCCTCACTGGTCGTCGCGCGCCTGCTCACGCCGATGATGGCCGCCTATCTGCTCAAGCCGCTGGTTGCGCAGGAGAAGGAACCACGCTGGCTCGCCGTCTACATGCGCGCGTCGCAGTGGTGCCTCAAGCACCGGGTGCTTACCCTGCTGGCAGCGCTGCTGTTCTTCATCGGCTCGCTCGCGCTGATTCCGTTGCTGCCCTCGGGCTTCATCCCGGCGGACGACAACGAGCAGACCCAAGTCACGCTGGAGCTGCCCCCAGGCACCAAACTGCCCGAGACGCGCGAGCTAGTCACTGCGGCCACCGCACGCGCACTGAAAGTCGGTCATGTCGACAGCGTCTACGCGACGATTGGCGGCGGCTCGGCAGGCTCCGACCCATTCGCGGGCAACGCCACCTCCGATCCGCGCAAGGCGACGCTCACGCTCACGCTCAGCCCGCGCGCCGAACGCCCGCGCAAGCAGGTCATCGAACAAAAGCTGCGCACGGTCATGCAGGACCTGCCCGGCGTGCGCGTGAAGATCGGGCTTGGCGGCTCGAACGATCGCTACATCCTCGCGCTCGCCAGCGAAGACCCGCAGGCGCTGGCCGAGGCTGCGCGCGCGGTGGAGCGCGATGTGCGCTCGATTCCCGGCATCGGCGGCGTCAGCTCATCGGCCAGCCTCGTGCGCCCCGAAATCGCCGTGCGCCCGGACTTCGCGCGCGCCGCCGATCTCGGAGTGAGCACCAACGCCATTGCGGAAACGCTGCGCGTGGCAACTGTGGGCGACTACGACCAGTACCTGCCCAAGCTCAACCTGGCGCAGCGACAGATTCCCATCGTCGTGCGGCTCGACAACGCAGCGCGCGAAGATCTCTCCACGCTCGAACGCCTGACCGTACCCGGCGCACATGGCCCGGTACGTCTGGGCGAGGTGGCCACGCTCGAACTCTCGGGCGGCCCCGCAGTGATCAGCCGCTACGACCGCTCACGCAACGTGAATTTCGAGATTGAGCTGGGCTCCCAAGGCTTGGGTGAAGTGCAGGAGGCGGTGAAGCAGTTGCCATCGGTGCAGTCGCTTCCCGCCAGCGTGCGCCTGATCGACATCGGCGACGCCGAGATGATGGGCGAGCTGTTCGCCAGCTTCGGCCTCGCGATGCTGACCGGCGTGGTCTGCATCTACATCGTGCTGGTGCTGCTGTTCAAGGACTTCCTGCAGCCGGTGACGATTCTGGCGGCCCTGCCGTTGTCGCTGGGAGGCGCGTTCGTCGGCCTGCTGCTCGCGGGCAAGAGCTTTTCCATGCCCTCGCTCATCGGGCTGATCATGCTCATGGGCATCGCAACCAAGAACTCGATCCTGCTGGTGGAATACGCCATCGTCGCGCGCCGCGATCACGGCATGAGCCGTCTGGATGCGCTGCTCGACGCCTGCCACAAGCGCGCCCGCCCGATCATCATGACGACGCTCGCCATGGGCGCGGGCATGCTGCCGATCGCGCTG
- a CDS encoding efflux transporter outer membrane subunit, which translates to MPRIRLQHLALSLSLPLALVGCAVQRPPAQVEAPVPTQWHAPLPHNGSVAQLEDWWRSAGDPLLAELIHEAQTASPSIAQARSTFEQARATQVAARAALLPTLDAQANASRGFNQQTAGIATTAQIGLQAGWEIDLFGRDSATSDAAGERLEGSRAKWHDARVSVAAEVANQYTGWRYCALQVAVLQGDVASREQTAKLSHESERAGFTAPANAALAAASFSDGRVRLTQQQLQCDIGIKTLVALTGRNEAALRTALAQSPAAPLPDDLFTVDSLPAQVIAQRPDVDAAEREVAAASADVGSAEAERYPRLSLGGSIGRLYLGTDSLSGSSNIWTIGPVAVSLPLFDGGRRAAQVTAAKARYDAAAVSYRGQVRQAVSEVEQALTKLASTSERRTDAQNAAAGYKRSLDATQALWKGGLASQLDLENARRTALASELALVTLEQERMSAWIQLYRAAGGGWNVNAQDPAVPTAITAVTASPTH; encoded by the coding sequence ATGCCGCGAATCCGCTTGCAGCATCTGGCTCTGTCTCTTTCGTTGCCACTCGCCTTGGTAGGCTGCGCCGTTCAGCGTCCGCCCGCGCAGGTCGAGGCACCTGTGCCGACTCAATGGCACGCCCCGCTTCCGCACAACGGCAGTGTTGCGCAGCTCGAAGATTGGTGGCGCAGCGCGGGCGACCCCTTGCTCGCCGAACTCATCCACGAGGCCCAGACCGCCAGCCCGAGCATCGCCCAGGCGCGCTCGACCTTCGAGCAGGCCCGGGCCACACAGGTCGCCGCGCGCGCCGCGCTGCTGCCGACGCTGGACGCACAGGCCAACGCCAGCCGGGGCTTCAACCAGCAAACCGCAGGCATCGCCACCACCGCGCAGATCGGCCTGCAGGCGGGCTGGGAGATTGACTTGTTCGGCAGGGACTCCGCCACCTCCGACGCCGCAGGCGAGCGGCTCGAGGGCTCGCGCGCCAAGTGGCATGACGCCCGTGTGTCGGTCGCCGCCGAAGTCGCCAACCAATACACCGGCTGGCGCTACTGCGCGCTGCAGGTCGCCGTGCTGCAGGGCGATGTGGCATCGCGCGAGCAGACCGCGAAGCTCTCGCACGAAAGCGAACGCGCGGGCTTCACCGCGCCCGCCAATGCCGCCCTGGCGGCTGCAAGCTTTTCCGATGGCCGCGTGCGCCTGACTCAACAGCAGTTGCAGTGCGACATCGGCATCAAGACGCTGGTCGCGCTGACCGGCCGCAACGAGGCCGCCTTGCGCACAGCGCTCGCTCAGTCACCTGCAGCGCCGCTGCCGGACGACCTGTTCACCGTGGACAGCCTTCCCGCCCAGGTCATCGCGCAGCGCCCAGACGTCGATGCCGCCGAACGCGAGGTGGCAGCTGCGAGCGCCGATGTCGGCAGCGCCGAGGCCGAGCGCTATCCGCGCCTCTCCCTCGGCGGCTCCATCGGCAGGCTGTACCTCGGCACGGACAGCCTGAGCGGCAGCTCCAACATCTGGACCATCGGCCCGGTGGCGGTGTCGCTGCCGCTGTTCGACGGCGGCCGACGTGCTGCGCAGGTGACGGCCGCCAAGGCGCGCTACGACGCGGCAGCGGTGAGCTATCGCGGGCAAGTCAGGCAGGCGGTGAGCGAGGTCGAGCAAGCGCTCACCAAGCTCGCCAGCACCAGCGAACGCCGCACCGACGCGCAGAACGCCGCCGCGGGGTACAAGCGCTCGCTCGACGCCACACAAGCGCTTTGGAAGGGCGGCCTCGCCAGCCAGCTCGATCTGGAGAACGCCCGCCGCACGGCGCTGGCCTCCGAGCTCGCGCTGGTGACCCTCGAGCAGGAGCGCATGAGCGCCTGGATTCAGCTCTACCGCGCAGCCGGTGGCGGCTGGAACGTGAATGCGCAAGACCCGGCTGTCCCCACAGCCATCACGGCTGTCACCGCGTCGCCGACCCATTGA